In one window of Gossypium hirsutum isolate 1008001.06 chromosome A01, Gossypium_hirsutum_v2.1, whole genome shotgun sequence DNA:
- the LOC107900114 gene encoding glutamine synthetase nodule isozyme: protein MSLLNDLVNLNLCDVTEKVIAEYIWIGGSGMDMRSKARTLPGPESDPSKLPKWNYDGSSTEQATGDNSEVIIYPQAIFRDPFRRGRNMLVMCDAYTPTGDPIPTNKRFIADKIFSHPDVVAEEPWYGIEQEYTLFQKDTKWPLGWPVGGFPAPQGPYYCGVGSDKAFGRDIVDAHYKACLFAGINISGINGEVMPGQWEFQVGPVTGISSGDQVWMARYILERITEIAGAVLSFDPKPVLGDWNGAGAHTNYSTKSMRNDGGIEVINEAIEKLSKRHKEHIAAYGKGNERRLTGLHETADINTFSWGVANRGASVRVGRDTEKEGKGYFEDRRPSSNMDPYVVTSMIAETTILWKP, encoded by the exons ATGTCTCTTCTCAACGATCTCGTTAATCTCAATCTATGCGACGTCACTGAAAAAGTCATAGCTGAATACATATG GATCGGTGGATCTGGCATGGATATGAGGAGCAAAGCAAGA ACATTGCCGGGACCGGAGTCGGATCCTTCAAAACTTCCTAAATGGAACTACGACGGTTCCAGCACGGAGCAGGCCACCGGTGATAACAGTGAAGTTATTATATA TCCTCAAGCGATATTCAGAGATCCATTCAGAAGAGGAAGGAACATGTTG GTGATGTGTGACGCGTATACACCAACTGGAGACCCCATTCCTACAAACAAAAGATTCATCGCTGACAAGATCTTTAGCCACCCTGATGTCGTTGCGGAGGAGCCATG GTATGGCATTGAGCAAGAGTACACACTTTTTCAAAAGGACACTAAATGGCCTCTTGGATGGCCTGTCGGAGGGTTTCCCGCACCACag GGACCGTACTATTGTGGAGTGGGTTCTGACAAAGCCTTCGGCCGAGACATTGTGGATGCACATTACAAAGCTTGCCTTTTTGCTGGCATTAACATTAGTGGAATCAATGGTGAAGTTATGCCTGGCCAG TGGGAATTCCAGGTAGGTCCAGTTACTGGGATTTCTTCAGGGGATCAAGTATGGATGGCTCGATACATACTCGAG CGAATAACTGAAATCGCAGGAGCTGTTCTTTCTTTCGATCCCAAACCTGTTTTG GGTGATTGGAATGGTGCCGGCGCTCATACTAATTAcag CACAAAATCGATGAGAAATGATGGTGGGATCGAAGTGATAAACGAGGCGATCGAGAAATTGAGTAAGCGACACAAGGAACACATTGCAGCTTATGGTAAGGGTAATGAGAGACGCTTAACAGGTCTTCACGAGACTGCCGATATCAACACATTCTCTTGG ggtGTTGCAAATAGAGGAGCCTCTGTTCGTGTTGGTCGTGACActgagaaagaaggaaaag GCTATTTCGAAGATAGAAGGCCATCATCTAACATGGATCCTTACGTTGTGACTTCAATGATAGCTGAAACCACCATTCTATGGAAGCCATAA